One part of the Mycolicibacterium aromaticivorans JS19b1 = JCM 16368 genome encodes these proteins:
- a CDS encoding bifunctional 3-(3-hydroxy-phenyl)propionate/3-hydroxycinnamic acid hydroxylase: MTALPAFMPVVIVGAGPTGVSAATALARYGVDCLVLDRWTDVYPQPRAVHLDDEVFRLLAGLGVGEQFAAISRPARGLQLRDPDMRVLAEFRREEALSANGYPQANMFDQPDLERLLRDNLEKHPNAVLRGNAEVIDVVPISADRARVTVTDRSTGEQHCVETRYVLGCDGANSLVRKAIGSAMDDLKFQQRWLVADVMTDADLGQWDGVHQVCDPGRAATYMRIGPSRYRWEFRLLKEETADDYATLAALCPLIRPWVDGVAPEELDLVRVAEYTFRAQIATRWRRSNMFILGDAAHLTPPFIGQGLGAGLRDAMNLSWKLAGVINGWLPEAVLGSYEDERKPHARNLIRFALAVGAAMTAGGRVGDALRRIVVPRLHLIPGVRDKAVDSATPGLRASGLVMRSPGRRQLAGRLCPNPIVSNGKRFDEIVGRAFAVVSAVPITTAQRDEMDRRGAVVIAAQPGTELASWLRAGRAAVGVVRPDRTVLTAGRSVAKVLDAVPAFAPDVQAAHV, translated from the coding sequence ATGACGGCGCTGCCCGCCTTCATGCCTGTGGTGATCGTCGGTGCCGGCCCGACAGGCGTATCGGCGGCGACCGCACTCGCCCGATACGGCGTCGACTGCCTGGTGCTGGACCGCTGGACTGATGTCTATCCTCAGCCGCGCGCGGTCCACCTCGACGACGAGGTGTTCCGGCTGTTGGCGGGACTGGGAGTCGGCGAGCAGTTCGCGGCGATCTCGCGCCCGGCCCGTGGGCTTCAGCTCCGCGATCCGGACATGCGTGTGCTGGCCGAGTTCCGCCGTGAAGAGGCGCTGAGCGCCAACGGCTATCCGCAGGCCAACATGTTCGACCAGCCGGATCTGGAACGACTGCTGCGCGACAACCTCGAGAAGCATCCGAACGCCGTATTACGGGGCAACGCCGAAGTTATCGACGTCGTGCCGATCAGCGCCGACCGTGCACGCGTCACCGTCACCGACCGGTCCACCGGCGAGCAGCACTGTGTCGAGACGCGCTATGTGCTCGGTTGCGACGGCGCGAACAGTCTGGTGCGCAAGGCGATCGGTTCGGCCATGGACGACCTGAAGTTTCAGCAACGCTGGCTAGTCGCCGACGTGATGACCGACGCCGACCTGGGCCAGTGGGACGGCGTGCACCAAGTCTGCGACCCCGGCCGCGCCGCCACCTACATGCGCATCGGACCATCCCGCTACCGGTGGGAGTTCCGGTTGCTCAAGGAGGAAACCGCCGACGACTATGCCACGCTTGCGGCGCTGTGTCCGCTGATCCGTCCCTGGGTGGACGGAGTGGCCCCCGAAGAACTGGATCTCGTGCGGGTCGCCGAGTACACCTTCCGGGCTCAGATCGCCACCCGGTGGCGCCGGTCGAACATGTTCATCCTGGGCGACGCCGCCCACTTGACCCCGCCGTTCATCGGCCAGGGATTGGGTGCGGGACTGCGCGACGCGATGAATCTGTCGTGGAAGCTGGCGGGCGTGATCAACGGCTGGCTGCCCGAGGCGGTGCTCGGCAGTTACGAGGACGAGCGAAAGCCGCACGCCCGCAATCTCATCCGCTTCGCGCTGGCTGTGGGAGCGGCAATGACCGCAGGGGGTCGCGTCGGAGATGCGCTGCGCAGAATCGTCGTGCCCCGGTTGCACCTGATCCCCGGCGTACGAGACAAGGCCGTGGACAGTGCGACACCGGGACTGCGCGCCAGTGGCCTGGTCATGAGATCGCCGGGACGGCGACAGCTTGCCGGCAGACTCTGCCCGAACCCGATTGTGTCGAACGGCAAACGATTCGACGAGATCGTGGGCCGCGCATTTGCGGTGGTCTCCGCGGTGCCAATCACCACAGCGCAACGCGACGAGATGGATCGCCGTGGCGCCGTCGTGATAGCGGCGCAGCCCGGTACGGAATTGGCGTCATGGCTACGCGCCGGGCGGGCCGCGGTGGGGGTGGTTC